A genomic segment from Zerene cesonia ecotype Mississippi chromosome 5, Zerene_cesonia_1.1, whole genome shotgun sequence encodes:
- the LOC119840026 gene encoding carboxypeptidase B-like has protein sequence MDVMVEGPRAAQVASMLHEREIPYAIAMGDVDIMVEKEQGTVLNKLVKNSATVRPMDWHSYHRLDVIYTWMDNLQKEYPYLCSVMVIGKSAEDRDIKLLKISNGTKGNTGVWIDGTIHPREWITTAVVTYIANQIVRNFHEYSESVTSKDWYILPVLNPDGYEYTHTHDRMWRKNRAQYGECVGVDLNRNFSYGWGEKGEEGSSDDPGNIFFRGPKAFSEPETAAVKRTILHSGTNFKVFISFHSYGEVIIFPWGYTADPCPDYVELLEGGTAMAKAIFEASGHTYKVGSTKDLMYFSAGTSVDWSYGVANIPFSYMIELRGKEHRFLLPREDIIPTAREAMCGVLRLLDFVDKRCKGTQACVCPK, from the exons ATGGACGTTATGGTAGAAGGGCCTAGAGCCGCTCAGGTGGCCAGCATGCTGCACGAAAGAGAAATACCATACGCCATTGCTATGGGTGACGTAGATATTATGGTGGAGAAGGAACAGGGCACTGTGCTCAACAAACTTGTAAAGAATTCAGCTACAG tacGACCAATGGATTGGCACAGTTACCACCGTTTGGATGTAATCTACACGTGGATGGATAATTTACAAAAGGAGTATCCATACTTGTGTAGCGTCATGGTGATCGGTAAATCTGCTGAAGACAGAGACATAAAG TTACTAAAGATATCCAATGGAACCAAGGGTAACACAGGGGTATGGATCGATGGCACCATCCACCCGCGTGAGTGGATCACCACTGCGGTTGTCACTTACATCGCCAACCAGATTGTGAGGAATTTCCATGAGTACTCTGAGAGTGTGACGAGTAAAGATTG GTATATTTTACCAGTCTTAAATCCAGATGGCTACGAATATACGCATACACATGATCGTATGTGGAGAAAAAATAGAGCACAGTACGGTGAATGTGTAGGTGTGGATCTCAACAGGAACTTTAg TTACGGATGGGGCGAAAAAGGCGAAGAAGGCTCCTCCGATGATCccggaaatatatttttccgaGGCCCGAAAGCGTTTTCGGAGCCGGAAACGGCAGCTGTTAAg CGCACAATCCTGCACAGCGGGACAAATTTCAAGGTGTTCATCTCATTTCACAGCTACGGAGAGGTGATAATCTTCCCCTGGGGCTATACAGCCGACCCTTGTCCCGATTATGTCGAATTACTTGAAGGAGGGACCGCTATGGCCAAG gCTATTTTCGAAGCCAGTGGGCATACTTACAAGGTTGGCAGTACAAAGGATCTCATGTACTTCTCAGCCGGCACCAGCGTCGATTGGAGCTATGGGGTGGCGAACATACCCTTTTCATACATGATAGAATTGAGAGGCAAAGAACATAGATTTCTCCTACCCAGAGAAGATATCATACCCACTGCAAGGGAGGCAATGTGTGGCGTATTACGACTTCTTGATTTCGTGGATAAAAGATGCAAAGGCACACAAGCCTGCGTGTGTCCAAAATAG
- the LOC119840189 gene encoding carboxypeptidase B-like, producing MGNEQDTDDHYNFHEHDNILMKDVQNAEKSKSKIVHSNPIQADNETIGTGTSQPKLKIRNEPKAAKEEPCKPMDWENYHRLRVIHNFMDELESRYPSICTVGYIGSSLEGRDLKILKVSNSDASNASVWMDAGIHAREWIAPAVATYIANHIARNFQNLPDYVTNKDWYFLPVVNPDGYEYSHTVDRMWRKNRAWHGGQCLGVDLNRNFSFGWGGKGSSDNPANSFYRGPEPFSEPESSAMRDFLSKSGITFKVYITLHSYGQIILFPFAYRDELCPDYVRLLEGATVMSKAIHDCNGNTYKVGISRDVLYGAAGTSNDWSYGAAKIPYCYLIELRSKKHKFKLPKEEIEETGHEILNCVQALMKFVDARDNKMCHPEL from the exons Atgg GCAACGAACAAGATACAGATgatcattataattttcatgaaCATGATAATATTCTTATGAAAGATGTGCAGAATGCTGAGAAATCAAAGTCGAAAATCGTTCACAGCAATCCCATACAAGCTGATAATGAAACAATAGGCACGGGAACATCCCAACCTAAATTGAAAATACGAAATGAGCCAA AAGCAGCAAAAGAAGAACCATGTAAACCAATGGACTGGGAGAACTACCATCGTTTACGCGTAATACATAACTTTATGGATGAACTCGAATCTAGATACCCGTCAATATGCACAGTTGGATACATTGGCTCATCTCTTGAGGGCAGAGatttaaag ATTCTAAAAGTATCAAACAGTGATGCTAGCAACGCTAGTGTTTGGATGGATGCAGGTATCCACGCAAGAGAGTGGATTGCCCCAGCCGTCGCTACATATATCGCAAATCATATCGCGAGAAATTTTCAGAATCTACCCGATTATGTGACAAATAAGGATTG GTATTTTCTTCCCGTCGTCAACCCAGATGGATATGAGTATTCCCATACAGTAGACCGAATGTGGAGGAAAAATAGAGCATGGCACGGCGGCCAATGTTTGGGTGTCGATTTGAATAGAAATTTTAG TTTCGGATGGGGGGGAAAAGGATCATCGGACAACCCGGCCAATTCATTTTATCGCGGCCCTGAGCCTTTCTCAGAACCAGAGTCCAGTGCAATGAGG GACTTCTTATCGAAAAGTGGGATAACATTCAAAGTGTACATAACCCTACATAGCTAtggacaaattattttatttcccttCGCGTACAGAGACGAACTGTGTCCGGACTATGTGCGTTTGCTGGAAGGAGCTACAGTCATGTCTAAG GCTATCCATGACTGCAATGGTAACACCTACAAAGTCGGTATTTCAAGAGATGTTCTGTACGGTGCAGCAGGGACTAGCAATGACTGGAGCTACGGTGCCGCAAAAATTCCCTATTGCTATCTGATAGAACTGAGGAGCAAGAAGCACAAGTTCAAATTGCCAAAGGAAGAAATCGAAGAAACGGGCCATGAAATCCTAAACTGCGTTCAGGCGCTCATGAAATTTGTTGACGCGAGGGATAATAAAATGTGCCATCCTGAATTATAA
- the LOC119840190 gene encoding LOW QUALITY PROTEIN: carboxypeptidase B-like (The sequence of the model RefSeq protein was modified relative to this genomic sequence to represent the inferred CDS: substituted 1 base at 1 genomic stop codon), which translates to MLVKPLSKFQCGENHFSTLKFSXNLAKVALKTTRYQVWDVKCLKEGQRTFLKSLDTKGSISICKERKTAVDIMVEGSRVLQIEKMLRDRNILFEVTSTDIVRPRSPMGSITSRQSKSPQKRMFDWKDYYPLHMVYNFMENLESQFPSTCTVSSIGRSIEGREIKMLKISNSDASNTGVWLDATIHAREWISTSVITYIADHIARNFNNLPKSITNKDWFFVPVVNPDGYYHSHTQDRMWRKSRARVDNTIVGVDLNRNFGYNWGRCGPECSSGDPYHQNFRGVEPFSEPESAAVKDLILYSSTPFKIFLTFHAYSEVISFPWCFTAEPCADYVHLLEGGTAMAKAIFETNGRMYKVGNFKDLMYLAAGTSIDWSYGTAHIPFSYLVELRSKEHKFLLPKEEIMDCCHEVLNGVKALADYVDQKKCLNCTMFSKKSS; encoded by the exons ATGTTGGTCAAACCTTTGTCAAAATTTCAATGTGGcgaaaatcatttttctactctaaaattttcataaaatctaGCCAAAGTGGCACTTAAGACTACTAGGTATCAAGTATGGGATGTAAAATGTCTGAAAGAAGGCCAAAGGACATTCTTAAAGAGCCTAGACACCAAAGGCT CTATATCAATATGCAAGGAACGCAAAACCGCTGTAGATATAATGGTAGAAGGAAGTAGAGTGttgcaaatagaaaaaatgttaAGAGACAGGAATATACTGTTCGAAGTGACATCTACCGATATTGTGCGACCAAGGAGCCCCATGGGTTCCATCACTTCAAGACAATCGAAATCACCACAGA AACGCATGTTTGACTGGAAAGATTATTATCCCCTGCACATGGTGTATAATTTCATGGAAAATTTGGAATCGCAGTTTCCGTCCACGTGTACGGTCAGTAGTATCGGCCGTTCCATAGAAGGGAGAGAAATAAAA atGTTGAAAATTTCTAACAGTGACGCGAGCAATACGGGCGTGTGGTTGGACGCGACGATACATGCGCGAGAGTGGATCAGTACGTCGGTTATCACGTACATAGCTGATCATATTGCTAGGAATTTTAACAATCTTCCGAAAAGCATCACGAATAAGGATTG gtTTTTTGTTCCTGTTGTGAACCCAGATGGTTACTATCACTCGCACACACAAGACAGAATGTGGCGCAAGAGTAGAGCACGGGTCGATAACACTATTGTTGGTGTGGACCTTAATAGAAATTTTGG ATACAATTGGGGAAGGTGCGGTCCTGAATGTTCGTCTGGGGACCCTTATCACCAAAACTTTCGTGGCGTGGAGCCTTTTTCAGAGCCGGAATCAGCCGCTGTTAAg GATCTAATATTGTACTCCAGTACGCCGTTCAAGATCTTCCTGACATTTCACGCATACAGCGAAGTTATATCGTTTCCATGGTGCTTCACGGCAGAGCCATGCGCCGATTATGTTCATTTGTTGGAAGGTGGCACTGCTATGGCGAAG gcCATATTTGAAACGAATGGACGTATGTATAAAGTAGGTAATTTTAAAGACCTAATGTACCTTGCTGCGGGAACGAGTATCGATTGGAGCTATGGAACTGCTCACATACCATTCTCATACCTCGTGGAGTTGCGGAGCAAGGAGCACAAATTTCTTCTACCCAAAGAGGAGATCATGGACTGTTGTCACGAAGTGCTCAATGGCGTCAAGGCTTTAGCGGACTATGTGGATCagaaaaagtgtttaaattgTACGATGTTTTCGAAGAAAAGTTcttga
- the LOC119840191 gene encoding carboxypeptidase B-like, translated as MALYSGDAGYSNTIDLLDDDVSSNDEDKRKSESGTQTKCSRNKGKKVHSAATLRTSLSSGLKHIIIPTQKMKKRRVKLMNWKRYHKLSVIYSFMDDLERDYPAICTVSVIGKSVEGRDIKMLKISNSDATNTSVWLDASIHSREWISTAVVTYLADVIVRNFHHHSTSITNKDWYIVPVLNPDGYEYTHTRDRMWRKNRACYEGECVGVDLNRNFSYGWGNNGDQGSSGDPSNVFYRGPAPFSEPETAAVRDTILGASSPFKVFLSFHSYFELIIFPWGYKCETCPDYLHLLEAGTSMARAIYDTSGMIYKVGSTKDLTYFACGTSIDWSYAIAKIPYSFMVELRSKKHRFRLPKDQISETCLEIWNAVKNLMEFIERTKTRKATFKKKH; from the exons atggcGCTCTATTCAGGCGACGCAGGGTATTCCAATACAATTGACCTTTTGGATGATGATGTAAGTTCTAATGATgaagataaaagaaaatccGAGTCAGGAACCCAAACAAAATGTTCACGTAATaaag gtaaAAAGGTCCATAGCGCTGCTACGCTACGTACATCTCTTAGCAGCGGACTGAAGCACATTATAATACCAacacaaaaaatgaaaaagagaCGAG TAAAATTGATGAACTGGAAACGATATCACAAGTTAAGCgttatatattcattcatGGATGATTTAGAAAGAGACTATCCCGCAATATGTACCGTTTCTGTCATTGGAAAATCTGTGGAAGGCAGGGATATCAAG ATGCTGAAAATATCAAACAGCGATGCAACTAACACGTCTGTGTGGCTCGACGCGTCCATACACTCACGGGAGTGGATAAGCACTGCTGTAGTGACATATCTAGCTGATGTTATAGTGAGAAACTTTCACCATCATTCCACATCTATTACAAATAAGGATTG GTACATTGTTCCCGTGTTGAATCCTGACGGCTATGAGTACACACATACACGTGATCGCATGTGGAGGAAAAACAGAGCTTGCTACGAGGGCGAGTGTGTGGGCGTCGATCTTAATAGGAattttag ttatggTTGGGGCAATAACGGAGACCAAGGGTCATCAGGTGATCCAAGTAACGTGTTCTACCGGGGCCCAGCGCCCTTCTCAGAGCCAGAAACGGCCGCCGTCAGA GACACAATACTAGGCGCCTCCTCTCCGTTCAAAGTGTTCCTGTCCTTCCACAGCTACTTCGAGCTGATAATATTCCCGTGGGGATACAAGTGTGAGACGTGCCCTGACTACCTGCATTTGTTGGAGGCCGGCACGTCGATGGCAAGG GCAATTTATGATACCTCAGGGATGATTTACAAGGTGGGCAGCACGAAGGATCTCACATATTTTGCCTGTGGTACCAGCATAGACTGGAGTTATGCTATAGCAAAGATACCATATTCCTTCATGGTAGAACTCAGAAGCAAGAAACACCGGTTCCGATTACCTAAGGATCAAATAAGCGAGACCTGCTTGGAAATTTGGAATGCTGTGAAAAATTTGATGGAGTTTATCGAACGAACGAAGACAAGAAAAGCgacatttaaaaagaaacattga